One part of the Aquicella lusitana genome encodes these proteins:
- a CDS encoding Bcr/CflA family efflux MFS transporter codes for MHQRPVTLIFPLLLVFYEIATYLSNDMYLPALPAMMKDLGLTAQHAQFTLTTWFIGSASMPMLVGALADRWGRKPILLAGGVIYILSTVICAMTTSVSVLLFARFIQGGMVPFMMVPGYAVIHESYEQKDAVRLLALMGSISVLAPALGPLLGSIVLYFLNWEWIFWLIALWALVAILLLSKWMPETLPAEKREPIHLSLLFKKYGQLCTNKRFMLLMCVLGFIFAGFIAWITAGPLLIIDSFHYSAVTFGLIQAGVFAVYIFANRWVKHLLEKIGMGSLILAGLFVTLSGGVFMLLFALIFPFSLYAFIMSMMIYSFGSGLCFAPLNRLVIEASEVTMGVRVSFFTVMLTSFAALGSGMASLFFDGSLLSLALLISTVIVLAGFFRWLTRSKTAMSMT; via the coding sequence ATGCATCAGCGCCCTGTGACACTTATTTTCCCTTTGTTGCTTGTTTTTTATGAGATAGCGACCTATCTCTCGAACGATATGTATTTGCCTGCTTTGCCTGCCATGATGAAGGATTTGGGTTTAACTGCCCAGCATGCCCAATTTACTCTCACTACCTGGTTTATAGGATCAGCAAGTATGCCAATGCTGGTGGGCGCACTGGCTGACCGCTGGGGACGAAAACCGATACTCCTTGCGGGTGGAGTGATTTACATTCTTTCCACGGTCATTTGCGCCATGACAACCAGTGTTTCCGTGTTGCTGTTTGCACGATTCATTCAGGGCGGGATGGTTCCTTTTATGATGGTGCCAGGCTACGCCGTCATTCACGAGTCCTACGAACAAAAGGATGCGGTACGTCTGCTCGCCCTCATGGGCAGTATTTCTGTACTGGCGCCTGCATTAGGACCACTTTTGGGCAGCATTGTCCTTTATTTTCTGAATTGGGAATGGATCTTTTGGCTGATTGCGCTTTGGGCATTAGTAGCTATTTTGCTTCTCAGCAAATGGATGCCTGAAACACTGCCTGCTGAAAAACGTGAACCGATCCATTTGAGTTTGCTGTTTAAGAAATATGGGCAATTATGCACGAATAAACGATTCATGTTGCTGATGTGCGTATTGGGTTTTATATTCGCCGGATTTATTGCCTGGATTACAGCAGGACCCTTGCTGATAATTGACAGTTTTCATTATAGTGCCGTGACATTTGGTCTGATCCAGGCAGGTGTGTTTGCTGTTTACATCTTTGCTAATCGTTGGGTAAAACACTTACTCGAAAAAATAGGTATGGGTTCGCTTATTTTGGCAGGATTGTTTGTTACCCTAAGCGGTGGCGTATTCATGCTTCTGTTCGCGTTGATTTTTCCATTCTCACTATATGCATTTATCATGAGCATGATGATCTATTCATTTGGCTCCGGGCTTTGTTTTGCGCCGCTTAATCGGCTGGTCATCGAAGCAAGCGAGGTGACCATGGGTGTGCGCGTTTCATTTTTTACCGTAATGTTGACGAGTTTCGCAGCTTTGGGCAGTGGCATGGCCAGCCTATTTTTTGACGGTTCGCTTTTATCATTGGCCTTGCTGATTAGTACAGTGATCGTGCTGGCAGGTTTTTTTCGCTGGTTGACGAGAAGCAAAACAGCGATGTCAATGACATAG
- a CDS encoding IS481 family transposase, whose protein sequence is MYECTQKIIKNKVGLLNLAEELGNVSRACKVMGFSRDTFYRYKSAVEQGGIETLFDKSRRQPNIKNRTDEATENAVLDYAIEYPAHGQLRVSNELRKRGVFVSPSGVRCIWLRHDLASFKQRLTALEKKSAEENLILTEAQLAALERKKDDDMACGEIETAHPGYLGSQDTFYVGNLKGVGRIYQQTFVDTYSKVAHCKLYTTKTPITSADLLNDRVLPFFEEQGLGLLRVLTDRGTEFCGKVEQHDYELYLALNDIEHTKTKAQSPQTNGICERFHRTILNEFYQVAFRKKVYTTIDELQKDLDDWLGYYNNERTHQGKMCCGRTPMATLIDGKRIWKEKVDNLNLN, encoded by the coding sequence ATGTACGAGTGTACGCAAAAAATCATTAAAAACAAGGTCGGTCTGTTAAATTTGGCAGAAGAGCTAGGGAATGTATCAAGAGCCTGCAAGGTAATGGGCTTCTCCAGAGATACGTTTTATCGTTATAAATCAGCAGTTGAGCAAGGAGGCATTGAGACCTTGTTCGACAAGAGCAGACGGCAGCCAAACATCAAGAACCGCACCGATGAAGCTACAGAGAATGCTGTATTGGACTATGCCATTGAGTACCCCGCGCATGGTCAATTAAGAGTCAGTAATGAGCTTAGGAAAAGAGGTGTTTTTGTTTCTCCTAGCGGTGTTCGTTGCATCTGGCTAAGGCATGATTTGGCATCATTTAAACAGCGTCTAACCGCACTGGAAAAGAAATCTGCCGAGGAGAACTTAATTCTAACTGAAGCACAACTGGCCGCGCTAGAACGCAAAAAAGACGATGATATGGCCTGCGGTGAAATTGAAACAGCACATCCTGGCTATCTTGGTTCACAAGATACCTTTTATGTTGGCAATCTCAAGGGTGTTGGGCGCATTTATCAGCAAACATTTGTTGATACCTACTCCAAAGTGGCTCATTGCAAGCTATATACCACAAAAACACCGATTACATCTGCTGACCTGTTAAATGATCGTGTGTTGCCATTCTTTGAAGAACAAGGCTTGGGCTTGCTGCGCGTATTAACGGATCGTGGCACTGAGTTTTGCGGCAAGGTAGAGCAACACGATTACGAGTTGTATTTGGCGCTCAATGATATTGAGCACACCAAAACGAAAGCTCAATCACCCCAGACCAATGGCATCTGTGAACGCTTTCATAGGACGATTCTGAATGAGTTTTATCAGGTTGCTTTCCGAAAGAAAGTTTACACAACTATTGACGAGTTGCAAAAAGATCTGGATGATTGGCTCGGTTATTACAACAATGAACGCACACATCAGGGTAAAATGTGTTGTGGCCGAACTCCGATGGCGACATTGATTGATGGTAAAAGAATCTGGAAGGAAAAAGTTGATAATCTCAACTTGAACTGA
- the cpdA gene encoding 3',5'-cyclic-AMP phosphodiesterase gives MAQAAFNIIQISDTHLFADSEGILLGVKTQASFKAVVDLVQREAGKIDLILLSGDLSQDGSKEAYIRLANFLKSVNVPIYCVPGNHDNVKVMAHVYPYETISNHRHIILKNWHIILLNSQKPGAVEGYLDPSQLNYLQHCLQTYPEHQALIVFHHQPVPVGSRWLDNLGLTNADAFWRIISSYPNVNTVFFGHVHQEFEQVVNKVHCYAAPSTCIQFKRNKDDFGLERLPPGYRWIKLFEDGHLETGVKRTAEYVGVFEEHAKGY, from the coding sequence ATGGCCCAGGCTGCGTTTAATATTATTCAGATCAGCGACACACACTTATTTGCTGATAGTGAAGGAATACTTCTGGGTGTTAAAACACAAGCCAGCTTTAAAGCAGTCGTGGATCTTGTGCAGCGCGAAGCCGGCAAAATAGATCTGATTCTTCTTTCGGGCGATTTATCGCAGGATGGTTCTAAAGAGGCTTACATTCGTCTGGCGAATTTTCTCAAATCGGTTAATGTACCTATTTATTGCGTACCGGGAAATCATGATAATGTCAAAGTAATGGCCCATGTTTATCCTTATGAGACCATTTCTAACCATCGTCACATCATACTAAAAAACTGGCATATTATTTTACTCAATTCACAAAAGCCCGGTGCCGTGGAAGGTTATCTTGATCCATCGCAATTAAATTACTTACAACATTGCCTGCAAACCTATCCGGAACATCAAGCTCTTATTGTATTTCACCATCAGCCTGTGCCAGTGGGGAGCAGATGGCTGGATAACTTGGGGCTTACAAATGCAGATGCGTTCTGGCGGATTATTTCATCCTATCCCAATGTGAACACCGTGTTTTTTGGCCATGTGCATCAGGAATTTGAACAAGTGGTCAATAAAGTTCATTGCTATGCTGCTCCCTCTACCTGTATTCAATTCAAGCGAAATAAAGATGATTTCGGGCTTGAAAGGTTGCCGCCAGGCTATCGATGGATAAAATTATTTGAGGACGGCCATCTGGAAACAGGCGTGAAACGTACAGCGGAATATGTGGGTGTGTTTGAAGAGCACGCAAAAGGTTATTAG
- a CDS encoding DHA2 family efflux MFS transporter permease subunit produces MTLPLYKSITALDRWLITIVVMMATLMEVIDSTIVNVALPHMQGSLGASSDEIAWTLTSYIVATAICMPLTGYLSDRMGRKKYLICCIAAFTIASALCGASVTLSEIVTFRLLQGLFGAGLIPLSQAILADIFPPEERGKAMAIWGIGVMVGPILGPTLGGYLIDISSWRWTFYVNIPVGIFTLLLSNVLPDTPKQQRRMDWTGLALISIAIGGLQYVLDRGNQDDWFGSTSICAVTYIMITAFLGFLLHNLKSDKPPVFDVRIFKDRNFTLSSILLAIFSLGLYGMIVIQPLMMEGLLNYPALTAGLMLAPRGISGMISMMIVGKLITKVDSRLLITAGILVSIAGMWLSTHYSLYINTAWIMWPMFLQGFGLGMVFVPLSTIAYSTLSPHLRTEAAGLYNLLRTIGGSIGISIAITLFTRRTQLFWNQLGGALHPYNSALQSYLNPLHLTSAQAKSAALLSQELYRQAAMVSFVNVFAFIMWCFILMIPLVMLFKKGRKPTNLAEMMH; encoded by the coding sequence ATGACACTGCCCCTGTATAAATCTATTACCGCGCTTGATCGCTGGCTCATCACAATCGTAGTTATGATGGCTACACTGATGGAAGTGATCGATAGCACCATTGTGAATGTGGCCTTGCCGCACATGCAAGGTTCGCTCGGCGCTTCATCGGATGAAATTGCCTGGACCCTCACCAGTTACATTGTGGCAACAGCTATTTGCATGCCGCTGACAGGTTATTTGTCCGATCGAATGGGAAGAAAAAAATATCTTATCTGCTGCATTGCGGCCTTTACCATCGCCTCCGCCTTATGCGGCGCCTCCGTAACGCTCAGTGAAATTGTTACTTTTCGCTTGTTGCAAGGTCTCTTTGGCGCAGGCTTGATTCCTTTATCTCAGGCCATTCTCGCAGATATTTTTCCGCCAGAAGAACGAGGCAAGGCCATGGCTATCTGGGGAATAGGCGTCATGGTGGGACCCATTTTAGGACCTACGCTGGGCGGTTACCTGATTGATATCTCCAGTTGGCGCTGGACGTTCTATGTCAATATTCCAGTCGGTATCTTCACACTGCTATTGTCCAATGTCCTCCCTGACACACCCAAACAGCAGCGCCGCATGGATTGGACCGGCCTTGCGCTTATTTCGATTGCCATTGGCGGCCTGCAATATGTACTTGATCGTGGTAACCAGGATGACTGGTTTGGATCCACCAGCATTTGTGCGGTGACCTATATTATGATTACCGCTTTTCTGGGCTTTTTGCTCCATAACTTAAAATCGGATAAACCCCCTGTTTTTGACGTGCGTATTTTTAAAGACCGAAACTTTACCTTGTCGAGCATCCTGTTAGCCATCTTTAGTCTTGGGCTTTACGGTATGATTGTGATACAGCCTCTCATGATGGAAGGCTTACTCAATTATCCGGCTTTAACAGCCGGCCTGATGTTGGCACCGCGTGGTATTAGCGGCATGATTAGCATGATGATAGTAGGCAAACTGATTACCAAAGTCGATTCACGCTTACTCATTACGGCAGGCATTCTGGTCAGTATTGCTGGCATGTGGTTATCAACTCACTATTCTTTGTATATCAATACCGCCTGGATCATGTGGCCCATGTTCTTACAAGGATTTGGACTAGGGATGGTTTTTGTGCCCCTTTCAACTATCGCCTACTCGACCCTCTCACCACATTTACGAACCGAGGCAGCGGGACTCTACAATTTATTACGCACTATTGGCGGATCGATTGGAATTTCCATCGCCATTACTCTATTTACTCGCCGTACCCAGCTTTTTTGGAACCAATTAGGTGGCGCTCTTCATCCCTATAATTCCGCTCTGCAGAGTTATCTGAATCCCCTGCACCTCACCTCAGCCCAAGCAAAAAGTGCCGCTCTGTTGAGTCAGGAATTATACCGGCAAGCGGCCATGGTTTCGTTTGTAAATGTATTTGCGTTCATTATGTGGTGTTTTATATTGATGATTCCACTGGTCATGCTGTTTAAAAAAGGCAGGAAACCAACAAATTTGGCAGAGATGATGCACTAA
- a CDS encoding HlyD family secretion protein, producing MSLLQRLTQSKNFKYTVILAFFGLSLAAWLGMRIYGNYHISTDNAYVNANVVQISPRIAGKVIELYVKDNQYVKKGDPLFTIDPEPYQLAVDAANAELALATAELDKATMTEKRVSDLVNRKFLSPQEGDNATANYKAAIAKVEQAKTRLAQANLNLQYTRVTAATNGWVTNLSLRIGDIISAYQPLFALVSNEEFWVDANFKETEMEAIKPGQTAFIITDMYPHHRFEGVVESISNGAGSAFSLLPPQNATGNWVKVTQRIPVRVRVLNPDAHFPLRIGASSTVTINLQRYWQDKTKST from the coding sequence ATGTCACTGCTACAACGATTGACCCAGTCAAAAAATTTCAAATATACGGTGATTCTTGCCTTTTTTGGCTTAAGTCTTGCCGCCTGGTTAGGGATGCGAATTTATGGCAATTACCATATCAGTACGGATAATGCCTATGTCAATGCCAATGTCGTGCAAATTTCGCCGCGCATCGCCGGTAAAGTCATCGAGCTTTATGTCAAAGATAACCAATACGTGAAGAAAGGCGATCCCTTATTCACCATTGACCCTGAACCCTATCAGCTTGCCGTCGATGCAGCCAATGCAGAACTCGCTCTTGCCACGGCAGAGTTGGATAAAGCAACTATGACAGAAAAGCGGGTATCAGATCTGGTTAATCGGAAATTTTTGTCGCCGCAAGAGGGTGACAATGCCACCGCCAATTACAAAGCCGCCATTGCAAAGGTTGAACAAGCAAAAACACGTCTCGCACAGGCCAATCTGAATTTGCAATATACCCGCGTCACCGCGGCTACCAACGGATGGGTCACCAACCTTAGCCTGCGCATTGGCGACATCATCTCTGCCTATCAACCCTTGTTTGCTCTGGTAAGTAATGAAGAATTCTGGGTAGATGCGAATTTTAAAGAAACAGAAATGGAGGCGATTAAGCCCGGTCAAACTGCTTTTATAATCACCGACATGTACCCTCATCATCGTTTTGAAGGTGTCGTTGAAAGCATAAGCAATGGCGCAGGCTCTGCTTTTTCTTTATTACCGCCGCAAAATGCGACGGGTAACTGGGTGAAAGTGACGCAACGCATTCCTGTGCGTGTGCGCGTATTAAATCCTGATGCTCACTTTCCGCTGCGCATCGGCGCTTCTTCTACCGTGACAATTAATTTACAGCGCTACTGGCAGGATAAAACAAAATCCACATGA
- a CDS encoding DUF1634 domain-containing protein, producing MDSTSKIQEILGIILLSGIFISASLVIIGGLVYLLHHGGENMQMELLQSVTYQTSVKEILLGTLSFTPLRIIELGLLLLVATQVLRVALLTWFYALIRDYWFVSFSIFILFILVYSLFWRN from the coding sequence ATGGATTCCACATCAAAAATACAAGAAATCCTGGGCATTATTCTACTATCAGGAATTTTTATTTCGGCCAGTCTCGTCATCATTGGCGGCCTTGTCTACTTGCTGCACCACGGCGGTGAAAATATGCAGATGGAATTATTGCAATCGGTGACTTATCAAACAAGTGTAAAAGAAATTCTTTTAGGTACCCTGTCCTTTACACCCCTTCGTATTATTGAACTGGGTTTATTGCTGCTCGTTGCAACCCAGGTGTTACGTGTCGCCCTCCTCACCTGGTTTTATGCCCTCATACGCGATTACTGGTTTGTTTCTTTCAGTATCTTTATTTTATTTATTCTTGTATACAGTCTATTCTGGCGCAACTGA
- a CDS encoding sulfite exporter TauE/SafE family protein: protein MTILTFSVLLLFFSFLAGLLGALTGLGGGVVVIPVMVLLFHINIHYAMGASLISVIATSSGAAAAYMREGYTNLRVGIFLESTAVVGALIGALLIAVVSKTFLAVLFSLIMFFSAYLTMKRREEHETYTTSHPWATALKLDSTYPFKNQMTPYHVQNVPLALFIMGIAGMISGLLGIGSGALKVLAMDQSLRLPYKVATTTSNFMIGITAAVSAGIYFSHGYIDPAITFPVMIGVIVGSFSGAKILPKIQNRILRIVFSIVICLIGLQMLYKALTGAV from the coding sequence TTGACGATCTTGACCTTTTCTGTTCTGTTGCTGTTTTTCTCATTTCTGGCAGGTTTGCTGGGGGCGCTAACCGGCTTGGGTGGTGGCGTAGTAGTCATTCCCGTGATGGTGTTGCTATTTCACATCAACATTCACTATGCAATGGGCGCATCGCTCATTTCCGTCATTGCGACTTCTTCTGGTGCAGCCGCGGCCTATATGCGTGAGGGATATACAAATCTGCGCGTAGGCATTTTTCTAGAATCAACCGCCGTTGTGGGTGCACTGATAGGCGCATTACTCATTGCCGTTGTATCAAAAACTTTTCTTGCCGTTTTATTCAGTTTAATCATGTTCTTCTCTGCATATCTCACCATGAAACGCAGAGAAGAACATGAGACCTATACGACTTCCCATCCGTGGGCCACCGCTTTAAAACTGGACAGCACCTATCCGTTCAAGAATCAGATGACGCCTTATCACGTACAGAATGTACCGCTCGCTTTATTTATTATGGGCATTGCTGGCATGATCTCGGGTTTGCTCGGTATTGGATCAGGTGCACTCAAAGTACTCGCCATGGATCAGTCGCTGCGATTACCTTATAAGGTGGCAACCACTACAAGTAACTTTATGATCGGCATCACTGCCGCCGTGAGCGCCGGCATTTATTTTTCACATGGTTATATTGACCCTGCCATTACTTTTCCGGTAATGATCGGCGTTATCGTGGGTTCATTTTCAGGCGCAAAAATATTACCAAAAATTCAGAATCGCATCTTACGTATTGTTTTCAGCATCGTCATCTGCCTTATTGGGCTACAGATGCTTTACAAAGCCCTGACAGGAGCTGTTTAA
- a CDS encoding L,D-transpeptidase, with amino-acid sequence MRMKRILAILIITALALPSFSAYSKSPRQWCKSTGFECLRIKRGESWQTLFPDERERDIVMRINRTNVRLYPGMVIAVPEDLAYSDLLDYAPFPRFIDPPDEKLIVVDPAKFAWGAYDNDGTLIHWGPATGGASWCDDIQDSCRTKSGRFRVYSLGSSSCVSSKFPIPEGGAPMPYCMFFNGGQALHGSPGGVIPGNVSHGCVRLFVQDAEWLRYDFVEPPVASNDYRGTKVIVLPYSTS; translated from the coding sequence ATGCGAATGAAGAGGATCTTGGCCATATTGATCATCACCGCATTAGCATTGCCTTCTTTTTCTGCTTATAGCAAATCGCCGCGTCAATGGTGCAAATCAACAGGGTTTGAATGCCTCCGCATAAAGCGTGGCGAATCCTGGCAGACACTGTTCCCAGACGAGCGAGAACGCGATATTGTTATGCGTATTAATAGAACAAATGTCCGGCTCTATCCTGGTATGGTCATTGCAGTTCCCGAAGACCTTGCTTATTCCGATCTTCTGGATTATGCCCCCTTCCCCCGATTCATTGACCCTCCTGATGAAAAACTGATCGTGGTGGACCCTGCCAAGTTTGCCTGGGGTGCCTATGACAATGATGGAACACTTATTCATTGGGGGCCGGCTACGGGGGGCGCCAGTTGGTGCGACGATATTCAGGATTCATGTCGTACAAAATCTGGCCGTTTTCGCGTTTATTCCTTGGGGAGCAGTAGTTGTGTTTCGTCAAAATTTCCTATCCCCGAGGGCGGCGCACCTATGCCTTACTGTATGTTTTTTAACGGTGGTCAGGCTTTGCACGGCTCACCTGGTGGTGTAATTCCAGGGAACGTAAGTCATGGCTGCGTGCGTCTATTTGTGCAGGATGCCGAATGGCTCCGTTATGATTTTGTTGAGCCACCTGTTGCATCCAACGACTATCGCGGAACAAAAGTCATTGTTCTGCCTTATAGCACATCTTAA
- a CDS encoding efflux RND transporter periplasmic adaptor subunit — MKQKLTYIYIAAGLIFLLLIYYFFFTGHEKQQTEVNVSVSPVIQKDVEVNIQTIGTVQAYATVDIKSMVTGPLLKTGFKEGDVVEENQLLFQIDPRQFAASLNQAKATLARDQATLANAELQVKRNAPLLKRGFVARQDYDTLLANAKSAAATVKADEAAVENAQLQLDYTTVRAPIPGKTGNILLKPGSVIKANDTTPLVTINQINPIYVSFAVPQNKLPALQKRLQSGPLQVKTILNDGHIERGEVTFVDNTVDTTTGTIQLKATFANENRRLWPGQYVTVDLPIEHLQNALLVPSLALLTGQKGFYVYVIDASSIAHIRAVTPGSTVNNQTIIEHGLKKGEKVVTAGQLRLKEGTPVKFTTP; from the coding sequence ATGAAACAGAAACTTACTTATATTTATATTGCTGCCGGATTGATTTTTTTACTCCTCATTTACTATTTTTTCTTTACAGGACATGAAAAACAGCAGACAGAGGTAAATGTGTCTGTCAGTCCTGTGATACAAAAAGATGTTGAAGTGAATATTCAAACGATTGGTACAGTGCAGGCTTATGCCACTGTAGATATCAAATCGATGGTGACGGGGCCGCTGCTTAAGACGGGATTTAAGGAAGGCGATGTAGTCGAGGAAAATCAGTTATTGTTCCAGATCGATCCCCGCCAATTTGCTGCGTCATTAAATCAGGCGAAGGCGACACTGGCACGGGATCAGGCGACGCTTGCTAACGCTGAGTTACAGGTGAAGCGTAATGCGCCGCTGCTTAAAAGGGGATTCGTTGCAAGGCAGGATTATGACACACTGCTTGCCAATGCGAAGTCGGCGGCTGCGACAGTGAAAGCAGACGAAGCCGCTGTTGAAAATGCACAACTGCAGTTAGACTACACTACGGTTCGGGCTCCTATTCCAGGCAAAACAGGCAATATTCTGCTTAAACCGGGCAGTGTGATTAAAGCAAATGACACAACGCCGCTTGTTACCATTAATCAAATCAATCCTATTTATGTTTCCTTCGCTGTGCCGCAAAATAAATTGCCCGCATTGCAAAAAAGATTGCAAAGCGGCCCGCTCCAGGTTAAGACCATTCTGAATGATGGACATATCGAAAGAGGCGAGGTTACGTTTGTTGATAATACGGTTGATACCACAACCGGTACCATTCAATTGAAAGCAACATTCGCAAACGAAAACCGACGTCTTTGGCCTGGGCAATATGTAACAGTTGATTTGCCCATTGAACATTTGCAAAACGCGTTGCTGGTACCCTCTCTTGCGTTGCTAACAGGACAAAAAGGATTTTATGTGTATGTTATTGACGCGTCATCGATTGCGCATATTCGCGCGGTGACACCCGGATCTACGGTTAATAATCAGACGATCATTGAACACGGATTAAAAAAAGGTGAAAAAGTGGTAACGGCAGGACAATTAAGACTGAAAGAGGGTACGCCCGTTAAATTTACAACGCCATAA